CGCGATGCGACCAACCCTTTCGGGTTTGGTATCCCGCGTACGCGAGCAATTAAAAACACGCCCCACGTACGCGAGATTGTCCACGCGTACGCGACGTCCCTGTTTTTAGCAAACTgactttttatgttttaaaaccTAATTTTGGACCTTTAAACAtgtatttttactcttttagcCCCTAGACTTTAGTGGTATGCCGAGTGATGAGTTGAAGCTAGGATAGGATGGTAACTTAAGGGTGAAGTAAGCTTGGAAAGTGATGAATTTATGTATGAAAATTGAAAAGTGATAAGATATGATGTATATGTGATACCATGGTTATAACGAATGATTATGCAATGATTATGAATGAATATGAATGCTTATGTGACTTATGCACCTAttttatctgagatacgagtttttcTAGGTAAAGAGCAGTGGCTTGCCATCACGTGCTCTatgttgagactcgatactctgttgaccctatgtcgtaagggtgaccgggcacgTATAAATTTCCTAGAAGGATTCCCCCAATgagaaaattttatatatgaggaaaaagctatgcatagactcttgagGATACGCGACGAGGGACAGTCCAGGGTTTAGCAgccagacttgtcgggttgtcTTGATGACAGACAGATGAGagtcatcagccataggacaggcatacataaTATGCATATTGTTTGAATTGCTTGCTTGTGCATTAATTGGGAATGCCTAAGTGAATTTAATATGTTTAGTTGTTATATTTGCTATCTGCAGTACTTGTATTCTACCTGTGTTTGATATTGACTGCTTGTTTGTCTGTGTGGTTTTACCGGTGTTGGAGGATTGGAGGAAAGGCAGAGGATTTGAGGGTTTAGTATGGTTTTGGTTAAGTCTAGGAATCTTTAGAGAATCACCTATTTATGGTTTCTGTTTTAgttatttaagttttataatctAAGTGTCGGAGTTGTAGGATTGCCTCTAGCTTTCCCaagaccttatatcttatgtatGTGGCACcattaccatgctgagaacctcctaTTCTCATTCCATATGGATATttcatgctgagaacctcctattctcattccatatggatatttgtgtttttcagaTGTAGGTCGAGAGGTACCACGCTAGGCGTCTGGAGTTTTCTACAGCAAAGTGAGCTTTTGGGATTTGATATTTTGTTGTATTTTGCTATATCTATATGTATAGACTCTccttatgtatatatgttttacTGTTGCACCTcgtagaggtttatggagaacTAGGGTTACTTTTATGTATTTTGGGTTATAGATTTTTATACgtatgtatgtaaatattctccggccagccttAGCTTCGTAAGCTGAGTTAGGAACTTGTTCATTTTGTTCCCTTGACCTTCTATTCTcactttctatatatatttatttatgttagatgtcgtaataccacaccacctctagtttacgacttaagcgtaaagctctgtatggtagggtgttatagAACGCGCGTGGATGCGCTGGTCAAGACGACGCCTGGAACTGGGTGGAACGACAGACTCCTCGGTGCGGCGTTGAGGAGGATGCAGAAGTCAATCGGAGTGGTAGCAACGACATTGATCGAAACAGAGCTCGCGAATGGTAGTGGAAGCGTCGGCACTAGTGACCATTCCACATCATTTTTGACTTCACCGGCAGATGGCGGCGACGCAGCAGGACCAGCAAGTGTCGGAGAAATACGAAGGGTTCTGTGgtgattttttgaaattacCTGAAAGGTTAGGTTAGGTTAGGGTAACTAAAAATGAGTATttgagtgttttttttttaattgggctTTTTTGTTATGGAGTCTATTTAAGTTGGCTGGTAGTTAGCAGATATTAAGTTGGTTATCTAGCAGAATTCTTTTtatattgaaaataataaaatgaaaatgaatATTATCAAAACAAAGTGAGACTCAAAAGTACTCTATATAGCTATTTATACAATTGTTGAAGTTTGaaatcattttgaaaatataCTATAGTACACAGGTCCATAATATACCTGTATACAGTAGTTATACACGTAAGTAGTAGTTGACCTAGCATTTGAACTATAACAAAAACCTATTTCTCTTGAAGATAATGATAATACAATGTAAAATGCCTTTTGCCTcagattttttaaataaatattttaaatattttatttataggtAAAAATAATTTGAACATAATTTATCCTTTTATCTTATTACTTATCACATTTACTGTATAAATGATTTGACTATCAACATATCTCATTTACATtataaacaagataagataCATACACCTATAAACGTATTATGGGTGCACACATGTTAACTAACAActtatatctcgtttacagtgtaaatgaCAAATGAAGTCAAGCGTGTTCATGGATCAGATCCGATCCGTATATCCACGGTGTTTATCCGAATCTGATTGCGGATATTGATCCAATCCGCACATGATCTACATATCCAAAATTTGTGGGTTTTAGGTAGGTATCCACATATATATTCATGAATttgcaaaaataaataaataaataagtaaatattccttttatgttttatttcaactaataattataatatatcgtattattttatttttattatttaagaaaagtatgtttaataatattttaagagtaaacatgtttaaaagagtgaaaaaaaagagattttattgacattttttagtaaaaataagcttttttgaaatatttttatgttttggcgGTTATATATGATCTGATCTGCAAATGTGTGGATATCGGATCTAAGCTTAAAAACCGCGGATATTGAATCTGATCCGAACCAATGATGTTAGTGTAGATCCGATTGAAATTTTGGCTATATCTGAACCGATCTAAAAATCCGTGTTTACCCCTAAATGAGGAGTGTTGTTATATCttagggttaagtacgattttagTCCCTATGGTAGGGGCTGAAAATTTTTTCGTTCCCAATTTTTTTTTGCTTACAAAATTGTCCCTAATgttaacttaattttaaaatcatcctttttaccaaatttttaatttttattctaaaaatacccttaattaaaaaaaaagaaaaaaaagaaaatgggtTAAGGGGGAAGGGGGAAGAGTATCACACGCAGGGGGGGTTGGTTTAGGGAacaaaagggggaagggaagggAAGGGAAGGGGGAAGAGAAGGGGAAGGGCTACCGCCGCTGCCGCTCCTGCTCTTCGTCGTTCACCATTTTTGTTGCTCCTCCTCACCCTTGCCGTCGTTGTCGCCCTCATCTCGTGGCACCTCAATCTCGCAGCGTCGCAACTTACGCCCTAGCCTTGTCGCAACTCGCCCTCGCCTCGTCGTGGTGCGTCTGGCCCATGCCTCATGTTCCTTGTTGTCGTTGaagaggtggtggtggtgtgCGAAATCTGCAACAAGGGTTTCCAAAGGGATTTTTGGTAATTATATTTATGGATTTTTGGTTCCTGTAATTGAAGATGAATTTAGAGATTTCTGATTATTGTAACTGCATCTAAGTTTTGTTAATGAAAGAGGAAGAATTTTAGTTCTGAGTTTTGTTAATGGTTCTAagttttgatgatgatgatgatgatgatgatgatgatgattttcttatttttctaagttttgcATCTGGGTTCTTGTTTTTCTGGGTTTttgacgatgatgatgatgattttctgATGTTTCTTCTTATGATTCCATTAtctattgttattgttgttgttgttgttgttgttcttcttcttcttcttcttcttcttcttctaattgcttttgttgttgttcttcttctgattttattttccattgttgttgttgctgttgtgcTTCTGGTTGTTGCTATTGTTTCGTTGGtgttgctttttcttctgcttcAACTTCTGGTTCAGCTTCAGCTTCTAGTTCTGCTTCTCTAGATTTTGGGAAAGAAGGGTGAAGGACATTTTCGTCTGAgtgacaattttaaaattaagttaaatcTTAGGGATAATTTTGTAAGCAAAAAAGGGTTGGggacgaaaaaaattttcagccCCCTACCTTAGGGACAAAAATTGTACTTAACCTATCTTATATAAGCCCATTTGAGCATATctcatttacagtgtaaacgattTGATTATCAACATGTGTTACTTAACACATGTGCATCTGTGATATACATACATGATACACTTACAGATGTATGtgttttaatctttttttacagtgtaaatgaaatatattaataatcaaattatttaCACGATAAATGGAATGAATAATAAGACACAAAAAGATAAATCGTGTCCACATTACCtatacttttaaataaaatatttagatatttattaaaaaaattcctTTACCTCACACtataaaataatcaaacttctctcaaattaagaaaatggttaaaataataatttaagagTTTACCACCAAACTTGCTTAATGAATGGCAAAAAGTGTATTATTAATTAGTAGTGTAACTACGTATATTAATATTGTACTCTCTGAAGTCTGAACTACCAAAAATTacagttaaaaaatattaaaactacAAGTTATCCAAAATTTAGATGTTTGCTTTTGTGATTAAAGAAACTTcctagttattatatatttgtatcaTTATCATGGTTCTAAAAGCCAATCGGCTGATCGAATTGGTCCAACAAGAAACCAACGATCACAACGGTATAGTCCTATGTCTAAAACCGCCAATTGAAGAACCACCCAAAAATCGTCAAACCGTCCGATTGGACCGGACCATAAATCGGCCATTTTTTTATAAACGACGCCATTTTGcttcatttaaaaaaaagaaacccCACGCGTGAGTCACGTCCCCTTCCCCCAACCCCCCTCCTTCGTGCATTTTGTCACTCAGCATTCAACAAAGAACTAAAAGCCTTCTTCAAAGTTCAAAAATCTAAAACCAAAATCCTAGCATCTTCAACAGTTCCACCACCGTCGTTTGTGGTTTTCGGTGCCACTGCGGCTTTCCTCTTCGCCCTGTCCCAAACCCAAATCCTCTATTCTATCTCTGCTTCGAGCTGCTTGCTGTCATGTCGCCGTCGTCTAGTCACTGTCCTGCTCTCCATCGCGCTACAACACTATCGAAGGTTAGTGAATAGTGACAATGCTTACAAGATTTTTCCTTTTAGTTATGGTCTGTTCTAATTACAGAGATTTTGtgttgttgttgaaattatTGATAAAATAGCTTTGTTATGCTGCTGCTGCTTTTTAATTTCTGAAtctgctgtttttgaatttttgttgataaatttattgattttagggtttaggataattatttgttgctgttttttaatttttgttgctGATTTATTTGATTTCTGGCTCTGTTGTGCTGTTTGTGTTTTTGATTAAATTTATGAGAGTTGTCTTTCACTGTGGTGTTTATTTATTGATTTCTGTTATGGATGATTATTTGTTGAatgattatttgatttttggCTCTGCTGTGTTGTTACTATTTTTAACTTTGTTGATGATTTATTGATCTCAATTATGGATTTATGGATGATTGTATTAATCAAGAAGCAATTGCTGATAATAATGCATCTGTGAATAATAATTTGTCTGTCGATCCTCCTATTTCGAATGATGCTGCTAATTCTTATCCTCCTAGTTCTAACGATAGTCAGTCACAAGattcttttaatttacaagaaaaataaatctaGCTTAAAAATATATTGCTTTACAAGTAGTGAATGAAAATCCACAATATCAATGTTTATTTTGTCTACAAGTATTTATTGGAGGCAGAATTCACAAAATGATGAAACATTTGGCAAAGATTACTGGAAACGTAAAAAAGTGTCCTAAAATTTCGTATGATGTGAAAAAATAGATGGAAAGCTTATTGAAATAAATTCAGAGCaacaaaagcaaaagaaaagtaaGCTTTAGTGAAGAGGGTGGTGATGAGATAGAGGATGCGATTGATGAAGCAATAGtttaagaagaatagcaacgtACTTCAGTCAGCAAGTGGTTGGAGGCGAGCCAAAAAAGAAAGCCAAAGTCATTCCTCTTATGTTTGCACCAAGAACAACTTCAGAAGCTCAATCAAGTCTTAAAAGTATTTTGCAAAACAAAGAGGCGATACACGAGGTTGATAAACGGTTTGCTCGGTGGCTTTTGGATTGTAGAATTTCCTTTGATGTAGTGATGTCACCATTTTTTCAAGATATGCTGGATGGTGTTGTTGGTATTGGACCTGGTTATAGGGGTTCTTCTTATGATAAATTAAGGGTTCTCTTGTTGGCTGATCTTAAAAGAGAATGTCAAATGCTAGTTGATAGTTATGGGAGTGCATGGAGAGAAACCGAATGTACCCTCATGGCTGATGGTTGGACAGATCAAAGATAAAGAACATTTATAAATTTCTTGGTGTATTGCTCTAAAGGTTTGTGCTTTGTAAAATCTGTAGATGCTTCAAATATggtaaaaaatatttcaatgtTATATCACTTGTTTTCTGAGGTGACTGAATGGATTGACCCTAATGATATTGTGTATGTTGTGACTGATAATGCGGCCAATTATATTATAGTTGGTAGGcttatcaataaaaaatatgagaATATTTATTGGTCACCATGTGCTGCTCATTGCCTTAATCTTATTCTGAAAGATGTAAGCAGTATGGCGCATATTTCTATCCTTGCATCACGTGCTTCAAAGATTACAGTATTTGTGTATAATCATATGGTTTTCTTATCTTGGCTTAGAAAAAGACCTTCTTCAAAAGAAATTGTACGTCTTGGTACAACTCGTTTTGCAACCGTGTTTATCACATTGAAGAGCATCTTTGAACATAAAGTTGATTTGCAAGCTTTGATTGTAGAGCTGCGAGTGCTATTATTTTAGATAGTAAATTTTGGGATGATTTCTTTACTACATGTAAAATTGTGGATCCTTTGATTAAATTGCTGAGGATTGTTGATGCTGATGATAAACCACCATTGAGATATGTATATGAAGGAATGCTAAGAGCAGAAGATGCAACTAAAGAGATGTTTAAGCAAAACAAGACTGCATATCAGTTGTACACAGAT
The Arachis stenosperma cultivar V10309 chromosome 7, arast.V10309.gnm1.PFL2, whole genome shotgun sequence genome window above contains:
- the LOC130940079 gene encoding uncharacterized protein LOC130940079, encoding MDDCINQEAIADNNASVNNNLSVDPPISNDAANSYPPSSNDNMLDGVVGIGPGYRGSSYDKLRVLLLADLKRECQMLVDSYGSAWRETEYASNMVKNISMLYHLFSEVTEWIDPNDIVYVVTDNAANYIIVGRLINKKYENIYWSPCAAHCLNLILKDVSSMAHISILASRASKITVFVAASAIILDSKFWDDFFTTCKIVDPLIKLLRIVDADDKPPLRYVYEGMLRAEDATKEMFKQNKTAYQLYTDIINSRWNKHLKKDLYAADYFLNLFFLYENDKEAPDFMRGLLDLVILYCKCNNLDSVEAMKEMHL